Proteins encoded together in one Porites lutea chromosome 2, jaPorLute2.1, whole genome shotgun sequence window:
- the LOC140927514 gene encoding uncharacterized protein, whose amino-acid sequence MSKLVVLQNYFLLWIYLLHICRDVGRHFVSATTTDGSHGLKEVTFPPVFVPSSDPTDPAGHLQMFGLQRRPNGPVMEYNTVLKPQQFWETHVSQNRPLVFRQALVDSPALKKWTDEYLKEKYGDLDVLTELKTENRTHGMTSRMLLGDFIDVYADKNLYVVTVLPDPMRQDLPVLPCIMCGTFKDFLHELNFWMSSGGTRSVIHFDADHNVHCLIAGRKDFMMINQEFSKYLNVTQPPQFGSGFSIANPDAIDLNLFPDISKVEWTYSTLGPGDCIYIPSGYIHQVRSYKGNRTISATMLFTASIDNSFDNSSCENETYEYRPLSEANVHWTYKKGDKTIDMGYQNVETFRQSILASFENEKFLTEERFKEIIEDMFEMDEHDLQAIQRDTNKIYRKLLDPSGKGYVTREEIKALSQDTLKEIARRTEPPHGPVAGAPDDRGGAYKASLEKDADQYEQEIEVEGRDEL is encoded by the exons ATGTCAAAGCTTGTTGTTCTCCAGAACTATTTTCTTTTGTGGATATATTTATTACATATCTGTCGCGACGTTGGCAGACACTTTGTCTCAGCCACAACAACGGACGGTTCACATGGCCTTAAGGAAGTTACCTTCCCCCCAGTTTTTGTTCCATCCAGCGATCCTACTGATCCAGCTGGACATCTTCAAATGTTTGGCCTACAGCGACGGCCAAACGGACCCGTGATGGAGTACAACACAGTGCTAAAACCGCAACAGTTCTGGGAAACTCACGTTAGTCAAAACCGACCGCTCGTGTTCCGTCAGGCGCTTGTTGATTCACCAGCGCTGAAGAAATGGACAGACGAATACTTGAAGGAAAAGTACGGCGATTTAGATGTATTAACTGAACTAAAAACTGAGAACAGAACACACGGAATGACTTCGCGTATGTTATTGGGAGATTTTATTGACGTTTACGCGGATAAAAATCTTTATGTGGTCACAGTGTTACCAGATCCAATGAGGCAAGATCTACCG gtgcTTCCCTGCATCATGTGTGGCACTTTTAAAGACTTCTTACATGAGCTAAACTTCTGGATGAGCTCAGGAGGAACGCGTTCCGTTATTCATTTTGATGCAGACCATAATGTTCATTGTCTGATCGCGGGCCGGAAAGACTTTATGATGATTAATCAGGAGTTTTCTAAATATCTGAATGTCACGCAG CCTCCACAGTTTGGTTCAGGTTTCTCTATCGCGAATCCAGATGCGATTGACTTAAATCTTTTTCCGGATATTTCAAAAGTGGAATGGACTTACAGCACTTTAGGTCCAGGTGACTGTATCTACATTCCCTCAG GCTATATACACCAAGTGCGCTCATATAAAGGCAACCGAACTATTTCCGCTACAATGCTCTTTACGGCTTCGATAGACAACAGTTTCGATAACAGCAGCTGCGAGAATGAGACCTACGAGTACCGTCCTCTCAGCGAAGCTAACGTGCATTGGACATACAAGAAAGGAGACAAGACTATTGATATGGGCTATCAAAATGTTGAGACGTTCAGGCAGAGTATACTGGCCTCGTTTGAA AATGAAAAGTTCCTGACTGAGGAGCGATTTAAAGAAATCATAGAGGACATGTTTGAAATGGACGAACACGATTTACAAGCGATACAAAGAGACACGAATAAAATCTACCGTAAGCTCCTGGACCCAAGTGGCAAAGGCTACGTTACTCGGGAAGAAATCAAAGCTCTTTCGCAGGACACTTTGAAGGAGATAGCTCGGCGTACGGAACCCCCTCACGGTCCTGTCGCCGGAGCTCCTGACGACAGAGGTGGTGCGTACAAGGCCAGTTTGGAGAAAGATGCTGACCAATATGAGCAAGAAATTGAGGTTGAAGGAAGGGACGAATTATAG
- the LOC140926533 gene encoding forkhead box protein Q1-like — MEELNSDGLETSSTRQRKDPSLESKTERLKPPHSYIALIATAILNSPGKRLTLTEINEYLVQHYAFFRGPYQGWKNSVRHNLSFNKCFVKILRDPARPWGKDNYWTVSSLHDYLLADGTFRRRRRRKPKRRDERNELGHNILAGQISPRNDVREFGMHDMQGNILMMPTPFEAVRAHSGVVHGLHSPAAPKQFQGSFSIDSILADEKTRAKDRARARRTSETFPVTSVLNPNIGSFSASRNVVHYCRGPTHQEPSLHYQRSEHLCTPVSPNAFTSGCGGAAEMWTSFTCQCYHSCAASTHFHACY, encoded by the exons ATGGAGGAACTCAACAGCGATGGCTTAGAAACGTCCTCAACAAGACAAAGAAAGGATCCGTCTCTTGAATCCAAAACTGAACGTTTAAAGCCTCCTCACTCATATATAGCGCTCATCGCAACCGCGATTTTAAACTCGCCAGGAAAGAGACTGACACTTACGGAGATCAACGAGTATTTGGTTCAGCACTATGCCTTTTTTCGAGGCCCGTACCAGGGATGGAAAAATTCCGTGCGGCATAACTTGTCGTTCAACAAGTGTTTTGTTAAGATTCTGCGCGACCCCGCGCGTCCTTGGGGCAAGGATAATTACTGGACAGTTAGTTCTCTGCACGATTATCTCTTAGCTGATGGGACTTtcaggagaagaagaagaagaaaacccAAAAGAAGAGATGAAAGAAATGAGTTAGGCCACAACATTCTAGCAGGGCAGATTTCGCCGCGAAACGATGTGAGAGAGTTTGGGATGCACGATATGCAAGGAAACATTCTAATGATGCCCACTCCTTTTGAAGCTGTCAGAGCGCACTCTGGCGTCGTACATGGTTTGCACAGTCCTGCTGCTCCCAAACAGTTCCAAGGATCGTTCTCTATTGACAGCATTTTAGCAGATGAAAAGACGAGGGCAAAGGACAGAGCGCGCGCGAGAAGAACGAGTGAAACATTTCCTGTTACAAGTGTGCTTAATCCAAACATTG GATCGTTCTCAGCGTCTAGAAATGTTGTGCACTACTGTCGCGGCCCTACTCATCAAGAACCATCTCTTCACTATCAGAGATCTGAACATTTATGCACGCCGGTGAGTCCCAACGCTTTTACAAGTGGATGCGGTGGTGCCGCAGAGATGTGGACTTCATTTACATGCCAGTGCTATCATTCCTGCGCTGCCTCAACGCATTTTCACGCTTGTTACTGA